In Fundulus heteroclitus isolate FHET01 chromosome 18, MU-UCD_Fhet_4.1, whole genome shotgun sequence, a single genomic region encodes these proteins:
- the LOC105938008 gene encoding claudin-8 — protein sequence MMEGVSEIAAMCVGLIGLIGASATTVLPMWKVTVSPGGNKTDMEMRWEGLWMSCHREPNIRMQCVVYDSMFYLSPELHAGRGLMCCSVALSGLGLLVALAGMKCTSCFQGIKWAKTVILMVAGGIQYMACICVFLPVSWTGHVIVRDLNDPPLDTHRRKLGEALYLGWVTATFLFASALLFTCRCLPSDNKPSGKSYSHVSSLSSTRNSHRSKTTDANLPLQNVAEEMKAGEACMDQSAGSSEPGSIHIPESSMYVTQDTAPYNGLCDPMAYNCYY from the coding sequence ATGATGGAAGGCGTTTCTGAGATTGCTGCGATGTGCGTCGGCCTGATCGGCCTGATCGGCGCCTCTGCGACGACGGTGTTGCCCATGTGGAAGGTCACTGTTTCCCCCGGAGGGAACAAAACGGACATGGAGATGCGCTGGGAGGGCCTGTGGATGAGCTGCCACAGAGAGCCAAACATTAGGATGCAGTGTGTGGTGTACGACTCCATGTTTTATCTCTCCCCTGAGCTGCATGCTGGCAGAGGCCTGATGTGCTGCTCTGTAGCCTTGTCAGGGCTGGGGCTGTTGGTGGCTCTGGCGGGAATGAAATGCACTTCCTGCTTTCAGGGTATCAAATGGGCCAAAACTGTAATCCTAATGGTCGCTGGAGGAATACAGTACATGGCCTGCATCTGTGTCTTTTTACCAGTGTCGTGGACCGGTCACGTCATCGTACGGGACTTGAACGACCCGCCGCTTGATACCCACAGAAGAAAGCTGGGAGAAGCCCTCTACCTCGGTTGGGTGACTGCGACTTTCCTTTTCGCCTCCGCCTTGCTGTTCACCTGCCGCTGTTTGCCCTCAGACAACAAGCCGTCCGGGAAGAGTTATAGCCACGTCTCAAGCCTCAGCTCAACCAGAAACTCTCACCGCAGCAAAACGACGGACGCGAACCTTCCGCTCCAAAACGTCGCTGAGGAAATGAAGGCCGGGGAAGCCTGCATGGACCAGTCTGCAGGCTCTAGCGAGCCTGGAAGCATTCATATTCCAGAGAGCTCAATGTATGTAACCCAAGACACTGCTCCATATAATGGGTTGTGTGATCCAATGGCATATAACTGCTATTATTAA